One window of Papaver somniferum cultivar HN1 chromosome 9, ASM357369v1, whole genome shotgun sequence genomic DNA carries:
- the LOC113310742 gene encoding uncharacterized protein LOC113310742, with product MIKDISSKPAEVTCTAKEQSSDDEDVNEGNQSKVEKIENAKGTKEIDEKSSSESGEYPGAGQPFGEGRQSNKVSFCDEEEYEDVGGFSILKAQAPLYKQIWLKYGHIPSAEVLPISSYPILVMAVKDLMTSTVDMYQCRYVDLSSETINSWEDKIKMVEKLEFNIAWLRERFETVKKGMGGMQNVKTELLEHWQPLRAAVEKLQILGDVIGGLMLEWRFENQKWC from the coding sequence ATGATAAAGGATATCTCGTCTAAGCCAGCTGAGGTTACTTGTACAGCGAAGGAGCAGTCAAGTGATGATGAAGACGTGAATGAGGGCAACCAAAGCAAGGTTGAAAAAATAGAAAATGCGAAAGGAACCAAAGAAATAGATGAAAAGAGTAGTTCAGAATCAGGAGAATATCCTGGTGCAGGACAACCCTTTGGGGAAGGGAGACAGAGCAACAAAGTTAGTTTTtgcgatgaagaagaatatgaagatgtgGGTGGTTTCAGCATTTTGAAAGCACAAGCGCCCCTGTACAAACAAATATGGTTGAAGTATGGACATATTCCATCTGCAGAAGTTTTACCAATCTCGTCGTATCCTATTCTTGTTATGGCGGTTAAGGACTTGATGACTTCTACCGTAGATATGTATCAATGCCGTTATGTGGATTTGTCTTCTGAAACGATCAATAGCTGGGAAGATAAGATTAAAATGGTTGAGAAACTTGAATTTAATATCGCTTGGCTTCGAGAAAGATTTGAAACTGTGAAAAAAGGGATGGGTGGGATGCAGAATGTTAAGACTGAACTATTAGAGCATTGGCAGCCTTTACGTGCCGCCGTAGAAAAATTGCAGATACTCGGAGATGTAATTGGTGGGCTAATGTTGGAGTGGAGGTTTGAGAATCAGAAGTGGTGTTGA
- the LOC113310741 gene encoding uncharacterized protein LOC113310741, with translation MISLSLNCLLIKPSPLSQHNHLKLLTNLNPKLNNNNQRRRKSFRCRANFSVDAPFAIVIGASILNSLVFPIPNVPNEEDDEEEEDSTITNTDSRFAVMGIISFVPYFNWLIWVFALLDTGDRRYAVYSIVYLAPYIRTNLSLSTDESWLPIASIILCIIHIQLEASIRNGDLQGFQLFSGLAKKKGVHLKGRATNPKKGKIKENIKLPSAQNRLRDEVQGWGEVFEKPLDDPESLSEGGVQDKRKD, from the exons atgatttctcTTAGTTTAAATTGTCTGTTAATCAAGCCTTCTCCACTATCTCAACATAATCATCTTAAATTACTAAcaaatttgaatccaaaactcAACAATAATAATCAG agaagaagaaaaagtttcAGATGCAGGGCAAATTTTTCAGTAGATGCACCATTTGCTATAGTAATTGGAGCTTCTATACTTAATTCACTGGTCTTTCCTATACCTAATGtaccaaatgaagaagatgatgaagaagaagaagattcaacaaTTACTAATACTGATTCTAGGTTTGCAGTTATGGGTATCATCAGCTTTGTTCCTTACTTCAATTGGCTG ATTTGGGTTTTCGCTTTGTTGGATACTGGTGATCGGCGCTATGCGGTGTACTCAATTGTGTATTTGGCTCCTTATATTAG GACAAACTTATCGCTGTCAACAGATGAAAGTTGGCTTCCTATTGCCAGTATCATCTTGTGCATAATTCACATTCAG CTTGAAGCAAGCATACGCAATGGAGATTTACAAGGTTTCCAGCTCTTCAGTGGATTAGCTAAAAAGAAAGGTGTTCATCTGAAAGGTCGTGCTACCAATCCTAAGAAG ggaaagataaaagagaatataaaGCTACCTTCAGCACAAAATCGATTAAGAGATGAGGTTCAAGGATGGGGAGAAGTTTTTGAAAAGCCATTGGACGATCCAGAATCTTTAAGTGAAGGAGGCGTACAAGATAAAAGGAAAGATTAA